Genomic DNA from Hordeum vulgare subsp. vulgare chromosome 2H, MorexV3_pseudomolecules_assembly, whole genome shotgun sequence:
TAGCACAAAAAAACAACACAAACATTAAATCAACCGGTGAAGCCAAGCAAGAACCGAAGGACAATTACCAAATTGAGAAACACAGATAGAGCAAAAGCAAAAAAGGTCTAAGGCTGATACATGTTCACTTCAAAAGATAGAGGTTTGAGTTCCAGTGCTCATATATGAAAATCCTGAGCATTAAAGAGCATTAGCAAAATGCAAACCTCTATGCAGCCTGATCTCTTCGCGCCATAAATAGCAGccgcaccacctcctcctgctacgTAATAACTTGGATACAAGCTAGCTTCGAGAAGAGGTCCATCAATCGCCGGCGACGACGATGGCTCGCGGGACGACGATGCTCCTCGGGGTGGTGCTCGCCGTGCTGCTCCTCGCGGCCGCGCCGGCTCCTTCGGCAGTAGCGGCTGCGAAGGAGAAGGGCTCTGGCAACGGCGGGCCGGTGATCGGCATCGACCTGGGCACGACCTACTCGTGCGTGGCCGTGTACCGGAACGGCCGCGTGGAGATCATCGCCAACGACCAGGGCAACCGCATCACCCCCTCCTGGGTCGCCTTCACCGACTCCGGCGAGCGCCTCATCGGCGAGGCAGCCAAGAACCAGGCCGCCGCCAACCCGCTCCGCACCGTCTACGACGCCAAGCGCCTCATTGGCCGCAACTTCGTGGACGCGGAAGTGCAGCGGGACATGAAGCTGCTGCCGTTCAAGGTGGTGGACAAGAACGGCAAGCCGCACGTCGAGGTGGAGGTCAAGGCCGGCGACGTGCGGACGTTCAGCCCGGAGGAGGTGAGCGCCATGGTTCTCACCAGGATGAAGGAGACGGCCGAGGCCTACCTCGGCGAGAAGGTCCGGGACGCCGTGATCACCATCCCGGCCTACTTCAACGACGCGCAGCGCCAGGCCACCAAGGACGCCGGCGCCATCGCCGGCCTCAACGTCGTCCGCCTCATCAACGAACCCACCGCCGCCGCTATAGCCTACGGCCTCGACAAGGTGGCCGACGGGAAGGAGCGGAACGTGCTGGTGTTCGACCTCGGCGGCGGCACCTTTGACGTGAGCGTGCTCGCGCTCGACGGCGGCGTCTTCGAGGTCCTCGCCACCAACGGCGACACCCATCTCGGAGGCGAGGACTTCGACCAGCGCGTAATGGACCACTTCATCCGGCTCGTCAAGCGGAAGCACGGCGTCGACATCTCCGGCGACGCCCGCGCGCTCGGCAAGCTCCGCCGCGAGTGCGAGCGCGCCAAGCGGGCGCTCAGCACCCAGCTCCAGGTCCGCGTGGAGATCGAGTCGCTGGCCGACGGCGTCGACCTGTCGGAGCCGCTCACCCGGGCTCGCTTCGAGGAGCTCAACGCCGACCTCTTCCGCAAGGTCATGGCGCCCGTGAAGAAGGCCATGGCGGACGCCGGGCTGGCCAAGGGCGACATCGACGAGGTGGTGCTGGTCGGCGGCAGCACCAGGATCCCCAAGGTGCAGCAGCTCCTCCGCGACTACTTCGGCGGCAAGGAGCCACACAAGGGCGTCAACCCCGACGAGGCCGTCGCCTACGGAGCGGCCGTGCAGGGCGGCATCGTGCGCGGCGATGCCAAGGAGGTTGTGGTGCTGGACGTGACGCCGTTGACGCTCGGCATCGAGACCGCCGGCGGCGTGATGGCGAGTGTGATCCCCCGGAACACGCCGATCCCGACCAAGAGGACCAAGATGTTCACCACCTACGAGGACAGGCAGACGACGGTGACCATAATGGTGTTCGAGGGCGAGCGGAGCATGACCAAGGACAACCGGCTGCTGGGCAAGTTCGACCTGACCGGGATCGCGCCGGCGCCGAGGGGCACGCCGCAGATTGAGGTGACCTTGGAGGTGGACGTGAACGGCATCCTGCACGTGGGAGCGGCGGACAAGGGCACCGGAAGGTCGGAGAAGATCGAGATCAGCAGCGCCGGCCGAAGCATCAGCCAGGAGGAGATCGAGCGCATGGTGCAAGAGGCGGAGGAGTTCGCCGAGGAGGACAGGAAGCTGAGGGACACGGTGGACGCGCGGAACAAGCTGGAGGCATACGTTTACAGCGCCCGGACGACGGCCGACGGAGAGCTGGGGGGCAAGATGGACGGCGGCGATAGGGAGAAGGTGAGGGAGGCGGCGAGGGAAGCCAGCGAGTGGCTGGAGGCCAATCCGGACGCCGACAAGGACGACTACACGGAGAAGCTCAAGGAGCTGGAGGATGTCTGCAGCCCCGCCTTCGCCGCTGCCTATGGGAACGCCAGCGGTGGTCATGACGACGCCGGCGAGGAGGACAACGACCACGACGAGCTGTAGATTTTTATATATACTACTAGCAGATTTatttttgtcttaccttagtagAGATCAGACTTGAACTACGTACTTACTGATCTGTTTGATTAATACACGGTGCATTGCTTAAGTTCATGTTCATATTTTGGAATTTTGGAAACTCTTATACTTTCTTCGATCCATATTAATTATCGTCGATTTGGTACAAACTACAAAGTGAATTTTGCAGAAACATATTAGGATTTTTAGGAATTGGGATGAAATAAGTTGCAGATGAACAGGACCTGTAAATCCCAGAGAATTTCCTCTGAATCAGAGAGAAATGCCTGCCCAACACGAGATGTGACGGCCTGATATTCATATATGTTTCCGGCAAAACCTTTGGCGTGCACAAACACACTAAGACAGTTTAAACGAACTATATGATGTCTTTTGACTTTTCGCAACAGCCTATATGTACCCTCGAAGTCAACAATTTTTCAAACTGTCTCATTTATTTTCACTAGCAAAATGGCACGTGCGTTGCCAcgaaaaaaaaaacataatctccaataatgaaccacattatgttcacatatcatcgcttgattttgaaattttgtgcacaaatgcaaaaaaaatgtttcttcttttaaatttattcacaagttgaagctatctttatattttcaaaaaatatatatcatggtttcaagattttttttttataaaacatacaataataatccgatccatccaacacttaattcttcaaaattcacacaggtatattgtcacaaatacttagaagcattaatttttaactacatacattagatctttcgtgaataattttataaatatgggaacaattttaagatcgagaacattttttacaatttacaaacatttactaaatatcgtgaatattttttatatttcgaacgggtttaaatatattttttctgaattggcgaccaattcaagaaaagacgaacataattttttatgttggaggattttattttaaattcacaaacattttttgaaacgcatgaagtttttctgaataaacagacatttttataaatcagtaatatatttattaaagtcatggacattgttttggaatttgcaaaagaaatataaaaatccggcgctttttttgaatccacaaatattttatgttttcgtcagcattttaattcaaaattcttattttttaatatgcaaaagtttttttaaatctaaattatttaaattagaaataaacaaaaatggaacggaaaattataaataaaaaaagaaactatcaaaacaggcattagctattttttaaattttagtacattttttaaatgcattaacatattttaaattagaaagaattttgttaaatgcctttaataatttttaatacatggaattgtatttgaaatcatggacttttcttattgtacaaacattttattttatatgcgagcattttttacaaaattccgagcagtttttgaagtcacaaacattttattttttaaaatatgttgattttataattttcagtttattaaaattttaaagattatttaaaCTTCTAAATTAgttaaaataaaattaaaacggaactgaaaataaataaataaacggaactaaaagcaggagcctgtgcatgggccggcccatacggtgtgctggatattctcacagcatccagagcgtaatataggaggttttttacatgggccggccagtccaagatttttcgctttgtgaaactttttctattacttaccggtggatggtgggtaatttatgcaaactttaggaataattttcaagacggacgaccagaaatcgtatttgctttattattagggagagatatataATATATTATGCATTCTAAGTTTTAAATATTCGTAATTAATTAAAATTTCAATTTAGACTTTGGTCATCCGATTTTAATTGGCTTAACAATTTTAATCAGAGGTCTCACAATCAATGAAGGTCCCCGAATAGAATTTGGTCATCCGATTTGGACCGGGTCAAATAGAAAATTTAGTTGACGAACCACTTCTTCGTCCAGCCGAAGTACACTTGTAGAAATATGTCACTAGTACAAATgcacgtgcgttgcaacgggttaAAAATATCATAAAACTTGCTCCGTGTGTCAGTTTCTTATATCCGGTTCCGATAAACATCGGTTATAGTTTATAATCTTATTGTTTTTGGAGTATGACGGGACCTGACCATGGAGTCCCACGCGTACTCGTCCGGAAACCAGCCGGGTTGACGGACGTCTTGTTATACAAAGAATTCTTCTAAGTTTGTGACATTTGAATATATAATGATTCTCACCTGATTAATTAAAGTAATTAAGCTAGCTTTCCACAGCTCACATGTATACATCTACATGCATGGCGTCGACCAGTAGATTGCGTTGGTACTCTACTAACTATAGTCTGTTGTAATGTAGGCACGCAGGAGGAGGCTGCGGAGGCGTACGACATCGCAACAATCAAGTTCCGGGGGCTCAATGCCGTCACCAACTTCGACATGACGCGCTACGACGTCAAGAGTATCCTCGACAGCACCGCGCTACCCATCGTCAGCGCCGCCAAGCGCCTCAAGGACGCCGAGGCGGCCACGGCGTCGTCCCTCGCGCAGCAGCAGCATCATCACGCCGGCGTGGTGAGCGGCTACGATATCGGTGTCCTGGCCGCGTATGGCGCGgcataccaccaccaccatcccTCTGTTGCCGGCGCCACTGCATGGCCGACCATCGCATTCCAGGCCCTTCCCCAGCAGCAGGTATCCAACGTCGGTGGTGGACACATGTACCACCCATACGCCCATGCGTAGCCGCTGCACGGGTGGTGCAAGCAGGAGCCGGACCACGCGGTGATCGCGGCCGCGCATAGCCTGCAGGAGCTCCACCACCTCAACCTCGGCACTGGCGCAggttgctgcggcaacaaaagtccttccctgcggcaacaaaagtccttccctcacGAGGGCGTCCCGCCCCACGGCAGTCTCGCCCAGCCGGGCCTCAAGCTCGACGATCCggccatcagccgcctggttTTGAGCCGGCAGCGTGTTGTAGGCTTGCAcgtgggcatcataaagatcctacaagcaatgaagaagcaaaagtaagattcggcctggttaaatcATAATCAGCCTgattctcaggggctacacccagtgggtgcgctagcgcgcccccactaaaaaagcaaagcaagagatgaagatcaaagagattcggcccggccgatgATCGACCgacccgactctcgggggctacacccagtgggtgcgctggcctgcccccactgattcaagaagaagaaaaaatcgaACACAGAGACGAgacacttaccctggtgcgctcctgttggaattatgccctagaggcaataataaatatagttattattataatttctgtatcaagataatcgtttattatccatgctataattgtattgaatgaagacttatatacatgtgtggatacatagacaaaacactgtccctagcaagcctctagttggctagccagttgatcaaagatagtcagggtcttctgataatgaacaaggtgttgttgcttgataactggatcacgtcatttggagaatcacgtgatggactagacccaaactaatagacgtagcatgttgatcgtgtcattttgttgctactgttttctgcgtgtcaagtatttgttcctatgaccatgagatcatataactcactgacaccggaggaatactttgtgtgtatcaaacgtcgcaacgtaactgggtgactataaagatgatctacaggtatctccgaaggtgttcgttgagttagtatgaatcgagactgggatttttcactccgtgtgacggagaggtatctcggggcccactcggtaatacaatatcacacacaagccttgcaagcaatgtgacttagtgtaagttgcgggatcttgtattacggaacgagtaaagagacttgccggtaaacgagattgcaataggtatgcggatactgacgatcgaatctcgggcaagtaacataccgaaggacaaagggaatgacatacgggattatatgaatccttggcactgaggttcaaacgataagatcttcgtagaatatgtgggatccaatatgggcatccaggtcccgctattggatattgaccgaggaatctctcggctcatgtctacatagttctcgaacccgcatggtctgcacacttaatgttcgacgttgttttatgcgtatttgagttatatggttggttaccgaatgttgttcggagtcccggatgagatcacggacgttacgagggtttccggaatggtccggaaacgaagattgatatataggacgacctcatttgattaccggaaggttttcggagttaccggaaatgtaccgggaatgacgaatgggttccgggtgttcaccggggggggggggaacccaccccggggaagcccataggccttgggggtggcgcaccagcccttagtgggctggtgggacaacccaagaaggccctatgcgccataggaagaaaatcaaagagaaaaaaaagaggaggtgggaaaaggggttaggactcctccttccaaacctagttggactcggtttggaaggggagggctccccccttggctcggccgaaccccttgggggtccttggaccccaaggcaaggctcctcctcttccccctatatatacggaggttttagggctgatttgagacaactttgccacggcagcccgaccatatatctccacggttttacctctatatctcgtttctgcggagctcgggcggagccctgccgagataagatcatcaccaacctccggagcaccgtcacgctgccggagaactcatctacctctccgcctctcttgctggatcaagaaggccgagatcatcgtcgagctgtacgtgtgctgaacgcggaggtgccgtccgttcggcactagatcgtgggactcatcgcgggacggttcgcggggcggatcgagggacgtgaggatgttccactacatcaaccgcgttcactaacgcttctgctgtgcgatctacaagggtacatagatcgaatatcccctctcgtagatggacatcacgatgataggtcttcgtgcgcgtaggaatttttttgtttcccatgcgacgttccccaacagtggcatcatgagccaggttcatgcgtagatgtcttctcgagtagaacacaaaagtttttgtgggcggtgatgtgcgttttgctgccctccttagtcttttattgattccgcggtattgttggattgaagcggcttggaccgacattactcgtacgcttacgagagactggtttcatcgctacgagtaaccccgttgctcaaagatgactggcaagtgtcagtttctccaactttagttgaatcggatttgaccgaggaggtccttgtataaggttaaatagcaattcatatatctcagatgcgatcctactagatacccatggtcaccacgtaaaacatgcaacaataaaattagaggacgtctaacttgtttttgcagggtatgcttgtgatgtgatatggccaacgatgtgatgtgatatattggatgtatgagatgatcatgttgtaatagataatatcgacttgcacgtcgatggtacggcaacccatagggttgtctttaaactaacgtttgtgcttgcagatgcgtttactattttgctaggatgtagctttagtagtaatagcatgagtaggacgacaaccccgatggcgacacgttgatggagatcatggtgtggcgccggtgacaagaagatcgtgccggtgctttggtgatggagatcaaggagcacgtgatgatggccatatcatgtcacttatgaattgcatgtgatgttaatccttatatgcaccttatttttgcttagaacgacggtagcattatgaggtgatctctcactaaaatttcaagacgaaattgtgttctccccgactgtataCCGTtgttacagttcgtcgttttgagacaccacgtgatgatcgggtgtgatagactcaacgttcacatacaacgggtgcaaaagagttgcacacgcggaacactcgggttaaggttgacgagcctagcatgtgcagacatggcctcggcacacatgagaccgaaaggtcgatcatgaatcatatagatgatatgattagcatagggatgcttaccactgaaactatactcaactcacgtgatgatcggacttgagctagtgtaagtggatcatgaaccactcaaatgactagagagatgtactttttgagtgggagtttagcaagtaatttgattaagttaaactctaattatcttgaacatagtctaagtccactttgaatatatttgtgttgtagatcatggctcacgcgacagtcaccctgaattttaatacgttcctagagaaagctaagttgaaagatgatggaagcaactttgtagactgagctcgtaatcttaagctaatcttacaagctgggaagaaggattatgtccttaatgctgcgctaggagatgaaccacccgctacggctgactaggatgttaagaacgcttggttaacacataaggaggactactcagtagttcaatgtgcagtcttgtatggcttagaaccgggacttcaacgtcgctttgagcgtcatggagcatatgagatgttccaggagttgatgttcatctttcagaagaacgcccggatcgagaggtatgagacctccgataaattctatgcttgtaagatggaggagaattcgtctgttagtgaacatgtgctcaaaatgtctgggtactcaaaccgtctagctgagctggggattgaactcccgcaagaggctatcactgacagaatccttcaatcactgccgccaagctataaaggctttgtgttgaactacaacatgccagggatgaacaagtcacccggggagttgtttgcgatgctgaaagtcgcagagtttgaactccgtaaagagcatcaagtgttgatggtgaataagaccactagtttcaagagaaacggcaaaggcaagaagggtaattcaaagaagagcggcaagcctgttgccaatccgacaaagaaacccaaagctggacctaatcctgaaacagagtgttactattgcaagggtatgggtcactggaagcgcaactgccc
This window encodes:
- the LOC123428449 gene encoding heat shock 70 kDa protein BIP5-like, which gives rise to MARGTTMLLGVVLAVLLLAAAPAPSAVAAAKEKGSGNGGPVIGIDLGTTYSCVAVYRNGRVEIIANDQGNRITPSWVAFTDSGERLIGEAAKNQAAANPLRTVYDAKRLIGRNFVDAEVQRDMKLLPFKVVDKNGKPHVEVEVKAGDVRTFSPEEVSAMVLTRMKETAEAYLGEKVRDAVITIPAYFNDAQRQATKDAGAIAGLNVVRLINEPTAAAIAYGLDKVADGKERNVLVFDLGGGTFDVSVLALDGGVFEVLATNGDTHLGGEDFDQRVMDHFIRLVKRKHGVDISGDARALGKLRRECERAKRALSTQLQVRVEIESLADGVDLSEPLTRARFEELNADLFRKVMAPVKKAMADAGLAKGDIDEVVLVGGSTRIPKVQQLLRDYFGGKEPHKGVNPDEAVAYGAAVQGGIVRGDAKEVVVLDVTPLTLGIETAGGVMASVIPRNTPIPTKRTKMFTTYEDRQTTVTIMVFEGERSMTKDNRLLGKFDLTGIAPAPRGTPQIEVTLEVDVNGILHVGAADKGTGRSEKIEISSAGRSISQEEIERMVQEAEEFAEEDRKLRDTVDARNKLEAYVYSARTTADGELGGKMDGGDREKVREAAREASEWLEANPDADKDDYTEKLKELEDVCSPAFAAAYGNASGGHDDAGEEDNDHDEL